The genome window CCAGCTCAGCCCGCTGATCCGCCCCGAGCCTTCCGAGCCGAACACCTCCACCCCCTCAGGCCCCATACGGGCCCGCAGGTATTCGCGCCGCCCCGGCTTCTTGCGCTTCTCGAAGGCGGCGGGCACGTCAAACCCATGCGGCTCCAGCCAGCGCCCGCCTGCGAGAACCTCCAGCGCCGGGCGGGCAAAGAGCGCGGCGCAGACCAGCGCCGCCACCGGGTTGCCCGGCAGGCCGAACAGCGGCCTGCCCGCCCAGCGCCCCAGCGCCAGCGGGCGGCCCGGCTTCAGCGCGATCCGCCATGCCGTCAGCTCGCCCTCCTCGCGCAGCAGCGCCGAGAGGTGGTCTTCCTCCCCCGCCGAGGCCCCGCCCGAGGTGATGATCACATCCACCTCCGCCGCGTCCAGCCTGGCCCGCAGCGCGTCGCGGTCATCGCCCACCCGGCCAAGGTCCACCGCCGCATGGCCCCAGCCTGCCACCATCGCAAGCAGCATCGGCCGGTTGGCGTCATAGGTTTCATGCATGGCGGCACCCGCCCCCGGCTCCACGATCTCGTCACCGGTCGAAAGCACGCCCACCCGCAACGCCCGATGCACGCTCACCCCGGCCACGCCTGTGGCCGCGATCAGCGCAACGTCGGGTGCGCGCAGCCTATGCCCCGCCTCAAACAGCGCCGCCCCGGCCTTCACATCCTCGCCCGCCTTCCGGGTGTTGGCCCGCGCCCTGGGTGCGCCGCCAAAGGCAATTTGCCCGCCCGTTTCGGTCACATCCTCCTGCAACACCACCGTATCCACGCCCTCCGGCAGCAGCGCCCCGGTCAGGATCCGCAGCGCCTTGCCCGCCGGAACCGCGCTGCCAAAAGGCACCCCCGCCGCCGCCCGCCCCGGCGCGATGTCCATGGTGATCCGCCCACCGGCTCCCGGCGCAGGCAGCCCGCCATGGGCAAACCCCCAGCCATCCACCGCCGCATTCGCCCCCGCCGGATTGCTCCGCACCGCCGCCACATCCGCCGCCAGCACCCGCCCCGAGGCCCGCCCCACCGGCACCTCCTCCCGCGCCACCACGCCCGAAAGGCGCCCCCTGAGCCGCGCCAACGCCTCCCCCACCGGCACCCAGTCGACCCCCGGCGGCAGGGCGAAGCAGTCGTCCCGCAGGGCAGGGCTTGTGGCGCCTTCCGCCGCGCCCAGCCCGACCTGCGCCAGAACGAAATCCGCAATCGCCCCGGTATCATCCAGTTCGAAAACCGGCACCCCAACCTCCACCGGCACATCGCTCGCCACCGCGACGATCCCGGCATCCTCCCGCGCCAGCAGCCCCGCCCCCGTCGCCGCCCGATGCGCCTCGATCCGCCCATGTCCCTCGCGCTTGAACCCCTCCACCAGCACCAGATCGACCGGGCCGAGCTTGCCCAGAAGCTGCTCCAGCCCCGGCGCGGCCCCCTCGTGCATCAGCGCCCAGCGCGCGCCGCTGGCCACCAGCACCTCGCGCGCGCCGGCCTGCCGGTGCCGCCAGCTGTCCTTGCCCTCCCGGTCCACGTCGAAGGCATGATGCGCGTGCTTCACCGTGCTCACGCTGAAGCCCCGCGCGGTGATCTCGGCCACCAGCCGCTCCATCAGCCCGGTCTTGCCACTGTTCTTCCAGCCAACGACCCCAAAGACCTTCACAGCATCAGCTCCGCCGCGGCGAGGTCTTCCGGCGTGTTCACGTTGAAGAAGGCATCCGACGAGCCAAAAACCACCTCGCGCCCGTCATGCCGCTCGGTCCAATGCACCACCTTGCGCAGCCCCTCCCCCAGCGCCGCCTCAAGATCATCGGCCAGCGCCACCGGCCAGAGCCCGAAGGTCGGCTGGCGGCGCACCCGCCCGGCCTCGCGCACCGCCGCAAGCACCGGCGAAGACCCGGACGCGCCGGCGATGAGCCGCTCGGCAAGGTCTCGCGGAAAGAACGGCGTGTCGGCGGCCACGCTCACCACATGGCTCGCCCCCTCCGCCTGCGCCCAGCGCATCCCGGCCAGCACCCCCGCCAACGGCCCGGCAAAGCCCTCCACCGGGTCTGCCACCACCGGCAGCCCGTATCCGGCAAACCGCGCCGCATCGCCGTTGGCATTCAGGCAAAGCGCCTCCACCTGCGGCGCCAGCCGCTGCACCACGCGCTGCAACAACGGCACGCCGCCCAGCTCCAGCAACCCCTTGTCACCGCCGCCCATCCGCCTTGCCTGCCCTCCGGCAAGGATCACGCCCACAACCTTCATGCCGCCCTCCATGCCTCCAGCCGCGCCCGGAACGCCTCGGGCGTCAGCCCCTCCGGCAGCGCCTTGTCCGGCACCGTCAAGATCGCGGTGCCCACCAGCAACCCGGTGCCGCCCGGCAGCGACACCACCTCCGAGACAATATCCCAGCCCGCCCGGACCTCGCTCACCTCGGTGCGGATGTGGTATCCCGCGCGGCCAAATCCCATCCGCCACGTGCCAAGCCGCGCCTGATGCGCCTCCCACCGCGCGCCAAGGTGCCGCCACTGCCAGCGGCCCTTCCAGATCACCACGCCCAGCATCACGTAGATCCCGGCCACGAAGGCAAACAGGGTCGGCAACGTCAGCCAGCGGCCAAACCACCCGGGCCACAGCCAGATCCCGAGGCCCACCAGCGCCATTACGCCAAGCAGGAAGGCCAGCGGCTTCCACACCGGGCGCGGCCTCGCCCGGCGGCCAAGCGTGGCCATCGCGGCGCGGGCCTCCTGCCATGTCGGCGCAAAGGCCAGTTCGATCGACTGTTCGCTCATGCCGCCCCCTTCCACCCTTCCAGCGCCGCCCGAAACACCGCCCCCCCCATGCCCTCGGGCAGCGCCGAATCCGGCACCGGCATCGCAATCGCCCCCAGCCGCAGCGCGGTGCCCCCGGCAATCTCGCTGATCCCCGTCACCGCGCCCCAGTGATGAAAGCTCTGCCCCACCTGCGACCGGCTCTCTATCCCCTCCGGCCCGAACCGGCTCACCACGTCGCCCGCCGCCTCCGCCACCTCCTCATGCGCCGCGGCAATCTGCCTTGCGCGCCGCATCCAGCTGATCTGCCACAGCCCCAGCCCGGCCAGGAACCCGAGGCAGAAGGCCAAAACCACCGCGCCCGAAATCGCCACGCCCAGCGCTTCCTGCACCGCCACCGCCAGCAGGCCGATCACCACGCCCCCCGCAACGCAGAGCGGAAAGAACCAGCCCGGCCTCCTGCGCCCGCCGCGTGGCGTTCTGCCCGCCCCGATCGCCGCCATCAGCATCTCGGGCGACACCCGGTAGCGGCATTCGATCACCGTCATGCCGCCTCCTTCCAAGCTATCAGCGCGGCCCGGAATTTCTCGGGCGATGTCCCCTCGGGCAATTGCCCATTCGGCACCAGTATCAAGCCCCGGTCCAGCAGCAGCGCCGTGCTCTGACCCATCGCCCGCACCTCGCGCAGAAGCGACCAGCGCCCGCGCCATTCCACCAGCGCGCCGCGCTGCTCAATCCCCTCCGGCCCAAAGCGCAGCCAGTAACCGCCATCCTGAGCCTGCCAAGCCATCTCCTGCTCGATCACGCCCTTTCGGTGCATCGCCAGCAGGGCCGCACTCATCCCCGCGCTGAGGGCCGCACCGAGGAAAAGGAATATCCCGGCCTCCGGCGAAAGCCCCCAGTCGCTCTTGAAAATCAGCAGCGCAGAAAGCCCCAGCACCACCGCCGCGCCAGCCCCGACATAGCCCCAGAACACCTGGTTGCCGCTGTCTCTCACCTTCAGCGCCTGCGCCATCTGTTCGCGGCTGAGGCGGCAGTGCAGCTCCATCGGCTCCGGCAGCTCGCTCATTTTGGCCACTCC of Oceanicola sp. 502str15 contains these proteins:
- a CDS encoding YcxB family protein; translation: MTVIECRYRVSPEMLMAAIGAGRTPRGGRRRPGWFFPLCVAGGVVIGLLAVAVQEALGVAISGAVVLAFCLGFLAGLGLWQISWMRRARQIAAAHEEVAEAAGDVVSRFGPEGIESRSQVGQSFHHWGAVTGISEIAGGTALRLGAIAMPVPDSALPEGMGGAVFRAALEGWKGAA
- the mobA gene encoding molybdenum cofactor guanylyltransferase MobA, with the translated sequence MKVVGVILAGGQARRMGGGDKGLLELGGVPLLQRVVQRLAPQVEALCLNANGDAARFAGYGLPVVADPVEGFAGPLAGVLAGMRWAQAEGASHVVSVAADTPFFPRDLAERLIAGASGSSPVLAAVREAGRVRRQPTFGLWPVALADDLEAALGEGLRKVVHWTERHDGREVVFGSSDAFFNVNTPEDLAAAELML
- a CDS encoding bifunctional molybdopterin-guanine dinucleotide biosynthesis adaptor protein MobB/molybdopterin molybdotransferase MoeA, giving the protein MKVFGVVGWKNSGKTGLMERLVAEITARGFSVSTVKHAHHAFDVDREGKDSWRHRQAGAREVLVASGARWALMHEGAAPGLEQLLGKLGPVDLVLVEGFKREGHGRIEAHRAATGAGLLAREDAGIVAVASDVPVEVGVPVFELDDTGAIADFVLAQVGLGAAEGATSPALRDDCFALPPGVDWVPVGEALARLRGRLSGVVAREEVPVGRASGRVLAADVAAVRSNPAGANAAVDGWGFAHGGLPAPGAGGRITMDIAPGRAAAGVPFGSAVPAGKALRILTGALLPEGVDTVVLQEDVTETGGQIAFGGAPRARANTRKAGEDVKAGAALFEAGHRLRAPDVALIAATGVAGVSVHRALRVGVLSTGDEIVEPGAGAAMHETYDANRPMLLAMVAGWGHAAVDLGRVGDDRDALRARLDAAEVDVIITSGGASAGEEDHLSALLREEGELTAWRIALKPGRPLALGRWAGRPLFGLPGNPVAALVCAALFARPALEVLAGGRWLEPHGFDVPAAFEKRKKPGRREYLRARMGPEGVEVFGSEGSGRISGLSWAEGLVELAEPARTVARGDLVRFIPYAALGL